One genomic window of Salvelinus namaycush isolate Seneca chromosome 22, SaNama_1.0, whole genome shotgun sequence includes the following:
- the calm2a gene encoding calmodulin 2a (phosphorylase kinase, delta) has translation MADQLTEEQIAEFKEAFSLFDKDGDGTITTKELGTVMRSLGQNPTEAELQDMINEVDADGNGTIDFPEFLTMMARKMKDTDSEEEIREAFRVFDKDGNGYISAAELRHVMTNLGEKLTDEEVDEMIREADIDGDGQVNYEEFVQMMTAK, from the exons ATG GCTGATCAGCTAACAGAGGAGCAGATTGCCG AGTTCAAAGAGGCTTTCTCGCTCTTTGATAAGGATGGTGACGGCACCATCACCACCAAAGAGCTGGGAACCGTGATGCGCTCTCTGGGCCAGAACCCCACAGAGGCTGAGCTGCAGGACATGATCAACGAGGTGGACGCTGATG GTAATGGAACGATAGACTTCCCAGAGTTCCTGACCATGATGGCGAGAAAGATGAAGGACACAGACAGCGAGGAGGAGATCAGAGAAGCGTTCCGCGTCTTTGACAAG GATGGGAACGGTTACATCAGTGCTGCTGAGCTGCGCCATGTGATGACGAACCTTGGGGAGAAGCTGACCGATGAGGAAGTTGACGAGATGATCCGAGAAGCAGACATTGATGGAGATGGCCAGGTCAATTATGAAG AGTTCGTACAAATGATGACGGCGAAGTGA